One Streptomyces coeruleorubidus DNA segment encodes these proteins:
- a CDS encoding 3-hydroxyacyl-CoA dehydrogenase family protein: protein MATPLSDPSLSPLRTIAVVGLGTMGTGIAEVLAKAGREVVGIDISEAQAAKCVAALESSTARGVERGRLTEQDRAEILDRVRTSADLRAAADADLVIEVVPESYEIKQQVFRELDGIVRPETILATGTNALSVTRLAADSARPERVLGLHFFNPAPAMRLVEVVSSVLTAPAAVTAVTDLALDLGKEPVAVGDRPGFVADGLLFGYLNQAAAMYEAKYASREDIDAAMRLGCGLPMGPLALLDLIGVDTARTVLEAMYAASRDRLHAPAPILKQLSEAGLTGRKAGRGFYTYEAPGSGTVVRDALTPLEGGNLVPGREVRSVGVAGSGTMASGIAEVFAKAGYEVVLAARSEEKAQAAKARIGKSLSRSVDKGRMTAEAAAQTLDRITPTGTYDDFAAVDLAVEAVAEDLEVKRQLFAALDKVCKPGAVLATTTSSLPVVACARATSRPQDVIGMHFFNPAPAMKLVEVVRTVLTADDVHATIREVCGRIRKHPVDCGDRAGFIVNALLFPYLNNAIKMVQEHYASLDDIDAAMKLGGGYPMGPFELLDVVGLDVSLAIEKVLHREFRDPGLAPAPLLEHLVAAGCLGRKTGRGFREYAKR, encoded by the coding sequence ATGGCCACTCCCCTTTCCGACCCGTCCCTGTCCCCGCTGCGCACCATCGCAGTCGTCGGCCTCGGCACGATGGGCACCGGCATCGCCGAGGTCCTCGCCAAGGCCGGCCGCGAGGTCGTCGGCATCGACATCAGCGAGGCCCAGGCGGCGAAGTGCGTCGCCGCCCTGGAGTCCTCCACCGCCCGTGGCGTCGAGCGCGGGCGGCTGACCGAGCAGGACCGCGCGGAGATCCTGGACCGCGTCCGTACCTCCGCCGACCTGCGGGCCGCGGCCGACGCCGACCTGGTCATCGAGGTGGTTCCGGAGTCGTACGAGATCAAGCAGCAGGTCTTCCGGGAACTGGACGGGATCGTGCGGCCCGAGACGATCCTGGCGACCGGCACCAACGCCCTGTCCGTCACCCGGCTCGCCGCCGACTCGGCCCGTCCGGAGCGGGTGCTCGGCCTGCACTTCTTCAACCCGGCCCCGGCGATGCGGCTGGTCGAGGTCGTCTCCTCGGTGCTGACCGCGCCGGCGGCCGTCACGGCGGTCACCGATCTCGCCCTCGACCTGGGCAAGGAGCCCGTCGCGGTCGGCGACCGCCCCGGGTTCGTCGCCGACGGCCTGCTGTTCGGCTACCTCAACCAGGCCGCCGCGATGTACGAGGCGAAGTACGCCTCCCGTGAGGACATCGACGCCGCGATGCGGCTGGGCTGCGGCCTGCCGATGGGCCCGCTGGCACTGCTCGACCTGATCGGGGTCGACACCGCGCGCACGGTCCTGGAGGCGATGTACGCCGCGTCCCGCGACCGGCTGCACGCACCGGCGCCGATCCTCAAGCAGCTGAGCGAGGCGGGCCTGACCGGCCGCAAGGCGGGCCGCGGGTTCTACACGTACGAGGCGCCTGGCAGCGGCACCGTCGTGCGGGACGCGCTGACCCCGCTGGAGGGCGGCAACCTGGTTCCGGGCCGGGAGGTCCGTTCGGTCGGTGTCGCGGGTTCGGGCACCATGGCCTCCGGTATCGCCGAGGTCTTCGCCAAGGCCGGGTACGAGGTGGTCCTCGCGGCCCGCAGCGAGGAGAAGGCCCAGGCGGCGAAGGCCCGGATCGGCAAGTCCCTGTCCCGCTCGGTCGACAAGGGCCGGATGACCGCCGAGGCCGCCGCGCAGACCCTGGACCGCATCACGCCGACGGGCACATACGACGACTTCGCCGCCGTCGACCTGGCCGTGGAGGCCGTCGCCGAGGACCTGGAGGTCAAGCGGCAGCTGTTCGCCGCGCTGGACAAGGTCTGCAAGCCGGGCGCGGTCCTGGCCACCACCACCTCGTCCCTGCCGGTCGTCGCCTGCGCCCGGGCCACGTCACGCCCGCAGGACGTGATCGGCATGCACTTCTTCAACCCGGCGCCGGCCATGAAGCTGGTCGAGGTCGTCCGTACGGTGCTGACCGCCGACGACGTCCACGCGACGATCCGTGAGGTCTGCGGCCGGATCAGGAAGCACCCGGTCGACTGCGGGGACCGTGCGGGCTTCATCGTGAACGCGCTGCTGTTCCCGTACCTCAACAACGCGATCAAGATGGTGCAGGAGCACTACGCCTCGCTCGACGACATCGACGCGGCGATGAAGCTGGGCGGCGGCTACCCGATGGGCCCGTTCGAACTGCTGGACGTCGTCGGGCTCGATGTCTCGCTCGCCATCGAGAAGGTCCTGCACCGCGAGTTCCGCGACCCGGGGCTCGCCCCGGCACCGCTCCTGGAGCACCTGGTGGCCGCGGGCTGCCTCGGCCGCAAGACGGGCCGTGGCTTCCGCGAATATGCCAAGCGCTGA
- a CDS encoding adenylosuccinate lyase translates to MDEELRSLTERLRQESGASPAFERLVATDDLDALAAVLTEPGQPLWARELAAFRLGLAGDRRAFESLVLLLNHRDPPRCASAAYALARLGDPRTARAAAALATNELRVAYALHPVRLLVELRAPEAVPALITTLQRRLRPHDPYRRVALACVDGLGTLGDARARPVLNEALAHPALAEAAVRALGRIPEQR, encoded by the coding sequence ATGGACGAAGAGTTGCGATCACTCACGGAGCGCTTACGGCAGGAGTCGGGGGCGTCGCCCGCCTTCGAGCGGCTCGTGGCGACCGACGACCTCGACGCCCTGGCCGCGGTGCTGACCGAACCCGGGCAGCCGTTGTGGGCGAGGGAGCTGGCCGCCTTCCGACTGGGACTCGCCGGGGACCGGCGGGCCTTCGAGTCCCTCGTGCTGCTGCTCAACCACCGTGACCCGCCGCGCTGCGCCTCCGCCGCCTACGCCCTCGCCCGCCTCGGCGACCCGCGCACCGCCCGCGCGGCCGCCGCCCTCGCCACCAACGAACTCCGTGTCGCCTACGCCCTGCACCCGGTCCGGCTCCTGGTCGAACTGCGCGCCCCGGAGGCCGTGCCCGCCCTGATCACCACCCTCCAGCGACGGCTGCGCCCGCACGACCCGTACCGCCGCGTGGCCCTCGCCTGCGTGGACGGGCTCGGCACGCTGGGCGACGCCCGGGCCAGACCCGTACTGAACGAGGCCCTGGCGCATCCGGCGTTGGCGGAGGCGGCGGTGCGGGCACTGGGGCGGATTCCCGAGCAGAGGTGA
- a CDS encoding RidA family protein — protein sequence MSELTRIPAPDGVAAAAQYSHVVMGTGRFVAIAGQLALDEQGKLVGEGDPAAQARQVFDNLRRCLAAAGAAFDDVVKLTYFVTDMAHMPAIRAARAEHIPDDRLPAASAVRVAGLVGPEFLMEVEAFAVVAE from the coding sequence ATGAGTGAGCTGACGAGAATCCCCGCCCCCGACGGAGTCGCCGCCGCGGCCCAGTACAGCCACGTCGTCATGGGCACGGGCCGTTTCGTGGCGATCGCCGGTCAGCTCGCGCTCGACGAGCAGGGCAAGCTGGTCGGCGAGGGCGACCCGGCGGCGCAGGCCCGCCAGGTCTTCGACAACCTCCGGCGCTGTCTGGCCGCCGCCGGGGCGGCCTTCGACGACGTCGTCAAACTCACCTACTTCGTCACGGACATGGCCCATATGCCCGCCATCCGGGCCGCCCGGGCCGAGCACATACCCGACGACCGGCTGCCGGCCGCGTCGGCGGTGCGGGTCGCCGGGCTGGTCGGCCCGGAGTTCCTGATGGAGGTCGAGGCGTTCGCGGTGGTGGCGGAATGA
- a CDS encoding GNAT family N-acetyltransferase, giving the protein MSRLRIREMTLADCDRVARIRTRGWQSAYQGMMPQSYLDGLSVAEDAERRRSYLAQGDGSVVNLVAEDTGGEVVGWACHGPYRDGEVVTGDAELYAIYVHPEHLGQGTGQALLAESVARCAAAGHDRLLLWVLKENERARRFYERAGFRADGAEEPFEVDGVAVPEVRYAKALPR; this is encoded by the coding sequence ATGAGCCGCCTCCGGATAAGGGAGATGACGCTCGCCGACTGCGACCGCGTCGCTCGGATCCGTACCCGCGGATGGCAGAGCGCCTACCAGGGCATGATGCCGCAGTCGTACCTGGACGGGCTCAGCGTCGCGGAGGACGCCGAGCGGCGCCGCTCGTACCTCGCGCAGGGCGACGGCAGTGTGGTGAACCTGGTCGCCGAGGACACCGGCGGCGAGGTCGTGGGCTGGGCCTGCCACGGGCCGTACCGGGACGGCGAAGTCGTGACCGGGGACGCCGAGTTGTACGCCATCTACGTCCATCCGGAGCACCTGGGACAGGGCACGGGTCAGGCCCTGCTCGCGGAGTCGGTCGCGCGCTGCGCCGCCGCGGGCCACGACCGTCTCCTGCTGTGGGTGCTCAAGGAGAACGAACGGGCCCGCCGCTTCTACGAACGGGCCGGTTTCCGGGCAGACGGCGCCGAGGAGCCCTTCGAGGTGGACGGGGTCGCGGTGCCCGAGGTGCGGTACGCCAAGGCACTCCCCCGCTGA